One genomic window of Denticeps clupeoides chromosome 14, fDenClu1.1, whole genome shotgun sequence includes the following:
- the aida gene encoding axin interactor, dorsalization-associated protein isoform X1 — translation MSDVAKSIQKWHASFKKGTDFDSWGQLVEAIDEYQILARQLQKEVQASNSHDFTEEQKKTLGKVATCLEMRSGALQSTQPQDEFKLEDLKKLEPIIRNILTYNKEFPFDVQPVPLRKILAPGEEENLEVEEEEENAAGAGSPESFPSRVPGTLLPRLPSEPGMTLLTLKIEKIGLKDAGQCIDPYMTVSVKDVNGIDLNPIQDTPVATRKEDTYIHFSVDVEIQKHLEKLPKGAAIFFEFKHYKPKKKFTSTKCFAFMEMDEIKPGPIVIELYKKPTDFKRKKLHLLTKKPLYLHLHQTLHKD, via the exons ATGTCCGATGTCGCCAAGAGCATCCAGAAGTGGCACGCAAGTTTTAAAAAAGGCACGGACTTTGATTCGTGGGGACAGTTGGTGGAGGCTATTGACGAGTACCAAAT TCTCGCAAGGCAACTGCAAAAAGAGGTCCAGGCGTCAAATTCTCACGACTTCACAGAGGAgcaaaag AAAACGTTAGGGAAAGTTGCAACATGCCTAGAAATGCGAAGTGGCGCCTTGCAG TCCACACAGCCGCAAGACGAGTTCAAACTAGAAGACCTGAAAAAACTGGAGCCCA tcatcaGGAACATTCTCACATACAATAAAGAATTCCCGTTTGACGTACAGCCTGTGCCTTTGAG GAAAATCCTTGCTCCAGGCGAAGAGGAGAACttggaggtggaggaagaggaggagaatgCCGCTGGAGCTGGGTCGCCAGAATCCTTTCCTTCCAGAGTACCAG GTACACTGTTGCCACGGCTACCATCTGAGCCTGGAATGACACTGCTTACCCTAAAGATAGAGAAGATCGGCCTGAAGGATGCAGGGCAGTGCATTGACCCCTACATGACTGTCAGTGTGAAAG ATGTGAACGGAATTGATCTGAACCCAATTCAGGACACACCAGTAGCCACACGAAAGGAGGACACGTACATTCACTTCAGCGTGGACGTGGAAATACAGAAACACCTTGAGAAACTACCAAAAG GGGCAGCTATTTTCTTTGAGTTCAAGCATTACAAACCTAAGAAGAAGTTCACCAGCACGAAATGTTTCGCCTTCATGGAAATGGACGAGATAAAGCCAGGTCCCATTGTGATTGAGCT GTACAAGAAGCCGACTGACTTCAAACGGAAGAAACTGCACCTCTTGACGAAGAAACCACTCTACCTTCACCTCCATCAGACTTTGCACAAAGACTGA
- the aida gene encoding axin interactor, dorsalization-associated protein isoform X2 yields MRSGALQSTQPQDEFKLEDLKKLEPIIRNILTYNKEFPFDVQPVPLRKILAPGEEENLEVEEEEENAAGAGSPESFPSRVPGTLLPRLPSEPGMTLLTLKIEKIGLKDAGQCIDPYMTVSVKDVNGIDLNPIQDTPVATRKEDTYIHFSVDVEIQKHLEKLPKGAAIFFEFKHYKPKKKFTSTKCFAFMEMDEIKPGPIVIELYKKPTDFKRKKLHLLTKKPLYLHLHQTLHKD; encoded by the exons ATGCGAAGTGGCGCCTTGCAG TCCACACAGCCGCAAGACGAGTTCAAACTAGAAGACCTGAAAAAACTGGAGCCCA tcatcaGGAACATTCTCACATACAATAAAGAATTCCCGTTTGACGTACAGCCTGTGCCTTTGAG GAAAATCCTTGCTCCAGGCGAAGAGGAGAACttggaggtggaggaagaggaggagaatgCCGCTGGAGCTGGGTCGCCAGAATCCTTTCCTTCCAGAGTACCAG GTACACTGTTGCCACGGCTACCATCTGAGCCTGGAATGACACTGCTTACCCTAAAGATAGAGAAGATCGGCCTGAAGGATGCAGGGCAGTGCATTGACCCCTACATGACTGTCAGTGTGAAAG ATGTGAACGGAATTGATCTGAACCCAATTCAGGACACACCAGTAGCCACACGAAAGGAGGACACGTACATTCACTTCAGCGTGGACGTGGAAATACAGAAACACCTTGAGAAACTACCAAAAG GGGCAGCTATTTTCTTTGAGTTCAAGCATTACAAACCTAAGAAGAAGTTCACCAGCACGAAATGTTTCGCCTTCATGGAAATGGACGAGATAAAGCCAGGTCCCATTGTGATTGAGCT GTACAAGAAGCCGACTGACTTCAAACGGAAGAAACTGCACCTCTTGACGAAGAAACCACTCTACCTTCACCTCCATCAGACTTTGCACAAAGACTGA